A window from Oreochromis aureus strain Israel breed Guangdong linkage group 16, ZZ_aureus, whole genome shotgun sequence encodes these proteins:
- the LOC116323063 gene encoding high choriolytic enzyme 1 isoform X3, with translation MKFLFNQKWGPAGYKEWRGVNEETAMDKIIKTNELKATQIIDGTTTLREGDIAVSSGRPPRICFARSCLWSKSVDGHVYIAYNLSPEYNEMDTMLIKTGMANIEQGTCVRFVPRTHQRDYIDIQPKSGCWSYLGARGGRQTVSLQIPNCVQVGVVSHEFMHTLGFVHEQSRLDRDNYVTIMWPNISRDRLRNFEKFRTDTLDLPYDYGSILHFGKYAYSQRGEPTVLPKDNSNIQLGQTSSLSHIDRLKINRLYNCDDMDD, from the exons ATG AAATTTTTGTTCAACCAAAAGTGGGGTCCCGCTGGCTACAAAG aatgGAGAGGGGTCAATGAAGAAACGGCAATGGATAAAATCATTAAAACCAACGAGCTTAAAG CTACCCAAATCATCGATGGCACCACCACCCTCAGAGAGGGAGATATTGCTGTTTCCTCTGGAAGACCCCCCAGAATCTGCTTTGCACGGAGCTGCCTGTGGTCCAAATCAGTGGATGGACATGTCTACATTGCATATAACCTCTCACCTGAATACA ATGAAATGGATACAATGCTGATCAAGACAGGAATGGCCAACATAGAGCAAGGTACCTGTGTGCGTTTTGTTCCTCGGACTCACCAGAGAGACTACATCGACATCCAGCCAAAGTCAGG TTGCTGGTCCTACCTTGGTGCGCGTGGTGGAAGGCAGACTGTGTCTCTCCAGATCCCTAACTGCGTCCAGGTTGGAGTGGTTTCCCATGAATTCATGCACACCCTGGGCTTTGTGCATGAGCAGTCCCGCTTAGATCGGGACAACTATGTCACCATCATGTGGCCAAATATTTCAAGAG ATCGGTTGAGAAACTTTGAGAAGTTCAGGACTGACACTCTGGATCTGCCCTATGACTATGGCTCAATTCTGCACTTTGGAAA ATATGCCTACTCCCAGCGTGGGGAACCAACCGTCCTTCCAAAGGACAACAGCAACATCCAGCTGGGCCAGACTTCCTCTCTCAGCCACATTGACAGATTAAAAATCAACAGACTTTATAATTGTG ATGACATGGATGATTAG
- the LOC116323063 gene encoding low choriolytic enzyme isoform X2 encodes MERIILLCMVSICLSAVQAQKFLFNQKWGPAGYKEWRGVNEETAMDKIIKTNELKATQIIDGTTTLREGDIAVSSGRPPRICFARSCLWSKSVDGHVYIAYNLSPEYNEMDTMLIKTGMANIEQGTCVRFVPRTHQRDYIDIQPKSGCWSYLGARGGRQTVSLQIPNCVQVGVVSHEFMHTLGFVHEQSRLDRDNYVTIMWPNISRDRLRNFEKFRTDTLDLPYDYGSILHFGKYAYSQRGEPTVLPKDNSNIQLGQTSSLSHIDRLKINRLYNCDDMDD; translated from the exons ATGGAGCGGATTATACTCCTCTGCATGGTTTCTATTTGTCTCTCAGCTGTGCAAGCTCAG AAATTTTTGTTCAACCAAAAGTGGGGTCCCGCTGGCTACAAAG aatgGAGAGGGGTCAATGAAGAAACGGCAATGGATAAAATCATTAAAACCAACGAGCTTAAAG CTACCCAAATCATCGATGGCACCACCACCCTCAGAGAGGGAGATATTGCTGTTTCCTCTGGAAGACCCCCCAGAATCTGCTTTGCACGGAGCTGCCTGTGGTCCAAATCAGTGGATGGACATGTCTACATTGCATATAACCTCTCACCTGAATACA ATGAAATGGATACAATGCTGATCAAGACAGGAATGGCCAACATAGAGCAAGGTACCTGTGTGCGTTTTGTTCCTCGGACTCACCAGAGAGACTACATCGACATCCAGCCAAAGTCAGG TTGCTGGTCCTACCTTGGTGCGCGTGGTGGAAGGCAGACTGTGTCTCTCCAGATCCCTAACTGCGTCCAGGTTGGAGTGGTTTCCCATGAATTCATGCACACCCTGGGCTTTGTGCATGAGCAGTCCCGCTTAGATCGGGACAACTATGTCACCATCATGTGGCCAAATATTTCAAGAG ATCGGTTGAGAAACTTTGAGAAGTTCAGGACTGACACTCTGGATCTGCCCTATGACTATGGCTCAATTCTGCACTTTGGAAA ATATGCCTACTCCCAGCGTGGGGAACCAACCGTCCTTCCAAAGGACAACAGCAACATCCAGCTGGGCCAGACTTCCTCTCTCAGCCACATTGACAGATTAAAAATCAACAGACTTTATAATTGTG ATGACATGGATGATTAG
- the LOC116323063 gene encoding low choriolytic enzyme isoform X1, whose translation MWRKASLQNSVDLPQKLRPVLEMYGQKMRSCWYFHVEDFLLKFLFNQKWGPAGYKEWRGVNEETAMDKIIKTNELKATQIIDGTTTLREGDIAVSSGRPPRICFARSCLWSKSVDGHVYIAYNLSPEYNEMDTMLIKTGMANIEQGTCVRFVPRTHQRDYIDIQPKSGCWSYLGARGGRQTVSLQIPNCVQVGVVSHEFMHTLGFVHEQSRLDRDNYVTIMWPNISRDRLRNFEKFRTDTLDLPYDYGSILHFGKYAYSQRGEPTVLPKDNSNIQLGQTSSLSHIDRLKINRLYNCDDMDD comes from the exons ATGTGGAGGAAGGCTAGCTTACAAAACAGCGTCGACTTACCGCAGAAACTTCGTCCTGTGTTAGAAATGTATGGCCAGAAAATGCGGTCATGCTGGTATTTTCACGTGGAAGATTTCCTACTG AAATTTTTGTTCAACCAAAAGTGGGGTCCCGCTGGCTACAAAG aatgGAGAGGGGTCAATGAAGAAACGGCAATGGATAAAATCATTAAAACCAACGAGCTTAAAG CTACCCAAATCATCGATGGCACCACCACCCTCAGAGAGGGAGATATTGCTGTTTCCTCTGGAAGACCCCCCAGAATCTGCTTTGCACGGAGCTGCCTGTGGTCCAAATCAGTGGATGGACATGTCTACATTGCATATAACCTCTCACCTGAATACA ATGAAATGGATACAATGCTGATCAAGACAGGAATGGCCAACATAGAGCAAGGTACCTGTGTGCGTTTTGTTCCTCGGACTCACCAGAGAGACTACATCGACATCCAGCCAAAGTCAGG TTGCTGGTCCTACCTTGGTGCGCGTGGTGGAAGGCAGACTGTGTCTCTCCAGATCCCTAACTGCGTCCAGGTTGGAGTGGTTTCCCATGAATTCATGCACACCCTGGGCTTTGTGCATGAGCAGTCCCGCTTAGATCGGGACAACTATGTCACCATCATGTGGCCAAATATTTCAAGAG ATCGGTTGAGAAACTTTGAGAAGTTCAGGACTGACACTCTGGATCTGCCCTATGACTATGGCTCAATTCTGCACTTTGGAAA ATATGCCTACTCCCAGCGTGGGGAACCAACCGTCCTTCCAAAGGACAACAGCAACATCCAGCTGGGCCAGACTTCCTCTCTCAGCCACATTGACAGATTAAAAATCAACAGACTTTATAATTGTG ATGACATGGATGATTAG